The sequence below is a genomic window from Nocardia fluminea.
GTGGTCACCGCGGTGCTGGCGTTGCTCGCGTGGCGCACGCTCGGCCCCGACGACCGTCTCGGCACCTTGGTGCTGGTGCAGCTGTTCGGGCTGATGATCTCGCCGATCTCCTGGTCACACCATTGGGTATGGCTGATCCCGACCGCGCTGTGGTTGCTCTACGGGCCGCTGCGCGCCGAGCGGGTGGCGCGGATCATCGCAGGGTTCTGGGTGCTGACGATGCTGGTGGGCGTGCCATGGGTGCTCTCGTTCGCACAGCCGACGATCTGGACCATCCCGCGCCCGTGGCCACTGGCCTGGCTCGGCGCGGTGGATGTGATCGGTGTGTTCGTGCTGTTCGGCTGGCTGATCTGGCACGGCCGCGACGCGTTGCGCAAGCAGCTCCCCGGCCGTCGCACGGCCGAGGTACCCGCGAGCTGAGAGTCAGCCGACGAGGTCGTCGATGGTGTGCGCCATCGCCGTATCGAGCGTGGTGAGCCCACCCGCCGAATGCGTACTCAGCGTGAAACGCAGTGTGCGCCAACGGATATCGATATCGGGATGATGATCGGCCGCCTCGGCCGCCGCGGCGACCTTGCGAACCGTCTCGATGCCCGCGAGGAAGCTCGGCGCCTGCACGGTGCGGGTGATCGCGTCACCGTCGCGGGACCACTCCGGCAGAGTGGCCATGGCGATGGTGAGTTCGGGAGCGGAGAGCAACGGAGTACCCATACCTCGGTTGTACGCCTCGTCTACTTGGCGCGCGCCAGCTTCAGCGCCTTCTTGAGATCTTTGCCGCTCGCGCCGGCGGCCTCGGCCTTCTTCATCCGCATGATCACGACGGGGCATTTGAAGCAGCGCGTCTTCTTCCTGCAGCACTTTTTCTTCGGCTTCAGGCTCGAGACCTTCTTCGCCTTCACCTTGCCCATGGGACTTAGCCTAACCTAAGTACAAAGCCTGACACGAGGGTGCGCCGGTGCAACCGGTAAGCTGTAACAGGCCGCGATGCCAGATGAATGCGCGCCAAACACCCCAACAGCAGGAGGATCCAGGCGTGTCGTCTTCACGCGATTTTCGCAACGTCGCCATCGTGGCCCACGTCGACCACGGCAAGACGACGCTGGTGGACGCCATGCTTCGTCAGTCGGGCGCGTTCGCTGAGCGAGCCGAACTGGTCGACCGCGTCATGGACTCCGGTGATCTGGAGCGCGAGAAGGGCATCACCATTCTCGCGAAGAACACCGCGGTTCATCGCCATAACCCCGACGGTTCTCTCACCGTCATCAATGTGATCGATACCCCGGGCCACGCCGACTTCGGTGGCGAGGTCGAACGCGGCCTGTCCATGGTCGACGGTGTCGTGCTGCTCGTCGACGCGTCCGAGGGCCCGCTGCCCCAGACCCGTTTCGTGCTGCGCAAGGCGCTGGCCGCGAAGCTGCCGGTGATCCTGGTCGTCAACAAGACCGACCGCCCGGACGCCCGCATCGCCGAGGTCGTCTCCGAGTCGCACGACTTGCTGCTCGACCTGGCCTCCGACCTCGACGACGAGGCCGCCGAAGCCGCCGAGCTCGCGCTGGATCTGCCGGTTCTCTACGCCTCGGGCCGTGAGGGCAAGGCGTCGAAGGTCGAGCCGGAAAACGGTTCCGCGCCCGACGCCGAGAACCTCGACGCCCTGTTCGAGGTGCTGATGGACTACATCCCGGCGCCGAAGAGCAACAAGGACGCGCCGCTGCAGGCCCACGTCACCAACCTCGACGCGTCGGCGTTCCTCGGCCGGCTGGCCCTGGTCCGCATCTACGCGGGCGAGCTGCGCAAGGGTCAGAACGTCACCTGGATCAACGCCGACGGCGCCAAGACGGTCAAGATCACCGAGCTGCTGCAGACGATCGGTGTCGAGCGTCAGCCCGGCGAGGTCGCCGAGGCCGGTGACATCGTCGCCATCGCCGGTATCCCCGACATCATGATCGGCGACACCCTCGCCGATCCGGAGAACCCGATCGCGCTGCCGCGCATCACCGTCGACGAGCCCGCCATCTCGGTGGTCATCGGCACCAACACCTCGCCGCTGGTCGGCCGGGTGCAGGGCCACAAGCTCACCGCCCGCATGCTCAAGTCGCGGCTGGACGCCGAGCTCATCGGCAACGTCTCGCTGCGCGTGCTCGACATCGGCCGTCCCGACGCCTGGGAGGTGCAGGGTCGTGGTGAGCTGGCGCTGGCCATCCTGGTCGAGCAGATGCGCCGTGAGGGCTTCGAGCTCACCGTCGGCAAGCCGCAGGTG
It includes:
- a CDS encoding 4a-hydroxytetrahydrobiopterin dehydratase; amino-acid sequence: MGTPLLSAPELTIAMATLPEWSRDGDAITRTVQAPSFLAGIETVRKVAAAAEAADHHPDIDIRWRTLRFTLSTHSAGGLTTLDTAMAHTIDDLVG
- the typA gene encoding translational GTPase TypA; this encodes MSSSRDFRNVAIVAHVDHGKTTLVDAMLRQSGAFAERAELVDRVMDSGDLEREKGITILAKNTAVHRHNPDGSLTVINVIDTPGHADFGGEVERGLSMVDGVVLLVDASEGPLPQTRFVLRKALAAKLPVILVVNKTDRPDARIAEVVSESHDLLLDLASDLDDEAAEAAELALDLPVLYASGREGKASKVEPENGSAPDAENLDALFEVLMDYIPAPKSNKDAPLQAHVTNLDASAFLGRLALVRIYAGELRKGQNVTWINADGAKTVKITELLQTIGVERQPGEVAEAGDIVAIAGIPDIMIGDTLADPENPIALPRITVDEPAISVVIGTNTSPLVGRVQGHKLTARMLKSRLDAELIGNVSLRVLDIGRPDAWEVQGRGELALAILVEQMRREGFELTVGKPQVVTKQVDGKTHEPFEELTIDCPDEYLGAITQLLAARKGKMVQMSNHAAGWVRMEFIVPSRGLIGFRTVFLTETRGTGIANAVAHGYAPWAGEIRARHTGSLVSDRAGTVTPFAMIQLADRGQFFVEPGADTYEGMVVGINPRAEDLDINVTREKKLTNMRSANADTFETMAKPLQLDLELAMEFCTEDECVEVTPEVVRVRKLVLGANERARDLSRRKARDKAAAN